In Pirellulaceae bacterium, one DNA window encodes the following:
- a CDS encoding mannose-1-phosphate guanylyltransferase, which yields MLHAVIMAGGAGTRFWPASRRRRPKQLLDLAGGQSMIQATVARLGRLVPSENVLVVTNQQLVDPIRHQLPQLPPAAVLGEPCKRDTAPCVGVAAVWVQQHDSDAIMVVMPADHIIEPNQAFQDAIRYAGNLVEEQPDRIVTFGIRPAYAAESFGYIHRGDAIEAKKANAPKLFQVNDFREKPTAEVAQEYLDDGNYYWNSGIFVWNARTILAQLKQHEPQMFQRIEAIGQAIGSAQFDEVFEAEFSAIVGKSIDYAVMERAENVVVIEAPFDWDDVGSWQALARLRGTDQDGNTIAARHLGIDTQGSTVRGEDEHLVVTVGLKDCLIVHTKDATLVANKHDEERVRDVVKQLEANGWTEFL from the coding sequence ATGTTACACGCGGTGATCATGGCGGGCGGAGCCGGTACTAGATTTTGGCCAGCGAGTCGACGTCGACGTCCCAAGCAATTGTTGGATTTAGCTGGCGGACAGTCGATGATTCAGGCCACGGTTGCACGACTTGGGCGGCTCGTGCCATCGGAAAATGTGCTGGTTGTGACCAATCAGCAACTGGTTGATCCGATTCGACACCAACTGCCCCAGTTGCCGCCAGCTGCCGTTCTGGGTGAGCCGTGTAAACGCGATACGGCGCCTTGTGTGGGCGTTGCCGCCGTGTGGGTTCAGCAACACGATTCGGACGCGATTATGGTGGTGATGCCTGCGGACCACATCATCGAGCCAAATCAGGCATTTCAAGATGCGATCCGATACGCAGGAAACTTGGTAGAAGAACAACCTGATCGGATTGTTACTTTCGGAATCCGCCCCGCCTATGCTGCGGAATCCTTCGGTTACATTCACCGCGGTGATGCGATTGAAGCCAAGAAAGCGAACGCTCCGAAGCTCTTTCAGGTGAATGACTTTCGTGAAAAACCGACCGCCGAGGTCGCGCAAGAATACTTGGATGACGGTAACTACTACTGGAACTCCGGCATTTTTGTTTGGAATGCTCGCACCATCCTGGCCCAGTTGAAGCAACATGAACCGCAGATGTTCCAACGTATCGAAGCGATTGGCCAGGCGATTGGTTCGGCTCAGTTTGACGAAGTCTTTGAAGCCGAATTCTCCGCAATCGTAGGCAAGTCGATTGATTACGCCGTGATGGAACGTGCGGAAAATGTTGTTGTCATCGAGGCACCTTTTGACTGGGATGATGTCGGTAGCTGGCAGGCGCTGGCCCGCTTGCGGGGCACCGACCAGGATGGCAATACGATTGCCGCACGTCATCTGGGAATCGACACCCAAGGCTCGACAGTTCGTGGCGAGGATGAACATCTGGTGGTGACCGTTGGGTTGAAGGATTGTCTCATCGTGCACACGAAAGATGCCACACTGGTCGCGAATAAACATGATGAGGAGCGTGTGCGCGATGTGGTGAAGCAATTAGAAGCCAATGGCTGGACTGAATTCCTCTAA
- the ruvX gene encoding Holliday junction resolvase RuvX, with translation MNASSVPGRIAAIDFGTVRIGIAISDPQQSIASPYENYKRRDSLQDSRRFRQLVEEEGVVQFIVGLPLHLDGRESPKSNEARKFGAWLEAETSVPVNYHDERFTSVEAEQQMLSVNMTRSKRKQRRDMLAAQLLLSAYLESDREGHDPGAIDG, from the coding sequence TTGAATGCCAGCTCCGTTCCAGGTCGTATTGCGGCCATTGATTTTGGTACTGTCCGCATTGGAATTGCGATCTCCGATCCGCAGCAATCGATCGCCAGCCCCTATGAGAATTACAAGCGACGTGACTCGTTGCAGGATTCACGCAGGTTTCGACAATTGGTTGAGGAAGAGGGAGTTGTACAATTCATTGTTGGGCTTCCATTGCATCTCGATGGTCGTGAGAGTCCCAAGTCAAACGAAGCACGAAAGTTTGGTGCTTGGCTGGAAGCGGAAACGAGCGTGCCCGTGAATTATCATGATGAACGCTTCACGTCGGTCGAGGCGGAGCAGCAGATGCTGTCGGTCAACATGACACGCAGCAAACGTAAGCAACGTCGAGATATGTTGGCCGCTCAACTGTTGCTGTCGGCTTACTTAGAATCGGATCGTGAGGGGCATGATCCTGGTGCAATCGACGGATGA
- a CDS encoding PDZ domain-containing protein: MLGYRRFFAIALTLTTTAAATFCLHRSYQEESSFNPLRLVQRHTSVQTRDDAALLSGWLDKVDNGWEVGKNHQKVKSAFSEIIADARASTVRVFRDGHPIAMGTIVDPSGLILTKASEVTQDGRLTCQFANRARRTAEVVKLRPSHDLALLQVRANNLRSVKWSRENEPEVGTLLATPSLGKEPIAIGVVSLAPHLVANDGVLGIRLRTGRFGAIITDVVAKSAADAAGLSDGDVVIEVNEQPIQTSDELVRIINKQLPGADIQLVVQREDDELSLTAQLGRRTDLDLENSDFQSFLGGELSDRRTGFPSVLQHDTFLLPEHCGGPVVDLEGRVVGINIARAERIASYALPAEEIYPWIEQYLSEQQKVAHRQ, translated from the coding sequence ATGTTAGGTTACCGAAGATTTTTCGCGATTGCCCTGACGTTGACAACAACAGCTGCGGCTACATTCTGCCTTCATCGCTCGTATCAAGAAGAATCTTCTTTTAACCCCCTCCGTTTAGTTCAACGTCACACGAGCGTACAAACGCGTGACGACGCCGCCTTGTTGAGTGGTTGGCTGGACAAGGTCGACAACGGATGGGAAGTGGGAAAAAACCACCAAAAGGTCAAGTCGGCCTTCTCTGAAATCATCGCAGATGCTCGTGCTTCTACGGTACGCGTATTCCGAGACGGCCATCCCATCGCGATGGGAACGATTGTCGATCCCTCGGGCTTAATCTTGACGAAAGCCAGCGAAGTGACTCAAGATGGTCGACTCACATGCCAGTTCGCGAATCGAGCTCGTCGAACGGCCGAAGTTGTCAAGCTTCGCCCGAGTCACGATCTGGCGCTACTGCAAGTCCGTGCTAACAACCTAAGGTCGGTCAAATGGAGCCGTGAAAACGAGCCCGAGGTGGGAACCCTCCTGGCAACTCCAAGCCTCGGGAAAGAGCCGATTGCAATTGGCGTTGTCAGCCTTGCTCCGCATCTCGTTGCCAACGATGGCGTGCTCGGTATTCGACTTCGCACAGGTCGATTCGGCGCGATCATCACCGACGTTGTTGCCAAAAGTGCTGCTGACGCCGCCGGCCTAAGCGATGGTGATGTCGTGATCGAAGTGAATGAACAACCGATTCAAACGAGTGATGAACTGGTTCGAATCATCAACAAACAACTCCCCGGCGCAGACATTCAACTGGTCGTGCAACGCGAGGATGACGAACTATCACTGACGGCCCAACTAGGACGGCGAACGGATCTCGATCTCGAAAACAGTGATTTCCAAAGTTTTTTGGGCGGAGAGCTAAGCGATCGTCGCACAGGTTTTCCGAGCGTGCTTCAGCACGACACCTTCTTACTGCCGGAACATTGCGGCGGACCGGTTGTGGACCTGGAGGGGCGCGTCGTCGGCATTAATATCGCTCGAGCCGAACGGATTGCCAGCTACGCCTTGCCGGCCGAGGAGATCTACCCCTGGATTGAGCAGTACCTTTCGGAACAGCAAAAAGTCGCCCATCGGCAGTAG
- a CDS encoding trypsin-like peptidase domain-containing protein: MKHLVQTVRSVALLVLLASLPLNVFAQEAAKTDTTLARVKNGNAPSDVSELRALQTKIRELTESMLSATVAVQVGRANGSGVIVSEDGYVLTAAHVAGTPRRAAMIFLSDGRIVRGITLGLNQELDAGMIKITESGQWPHADLGNSAAVKPGQWCLATGHPGGYDRDRLPVLRWGRILKTENSAILTDCTLVGGDSGGPLFDLEGKVIGIHSRIGKNLTINVHVPVDPFRNSWTRLAKGEVWGLLTAPERGWLGVTEDTETERARISQVIEGSPAASSGLETGDIVLRVNTARIETFQDLQNEVGQLSPEDEVQIRVVRDGQVLDFELKLGTRPRRRN, encoded by the coding sequence ATGAAGCATCTAGTGCAAACAGTTCGGTCTGTCGCATTGCTAGTTCTTTTGGCATCGCTCCCGTTGAACGTGTTCGCACAGGAAGCTGCAAAAACCGATACCACTTTGGCGCGAGTCAAAAACGGAAACGCTCCGTCTGATGTATCGGAGCTACGAGCGCTTCAAACCAAGATTCGCGAGCTCACCGAAAGCATGCTGTCTGCCACGGTCGCCGTCCAGGTCGGCCGAGCGAACGGCAGCGGCGTGATCGTCAGCGAAGATGGCTATGTCTTGACCGCAGCCCATGTAGCGGGAACCCCGCGACGGGCAGCGATGATCTTTTTATCCGACGGTCGTATTGTTCGAGGCATCACGTTAGGGCTCAACCAGGAGCTCGACGCAGGGATGATCAAAATCACAGAATCGGGACAGTGGCCGCACGCCGACTTAGGCAATTCAGCCGCTGTAAAGCCGGGACAGTGGTGCCTGGCAACCGGTCATCCCGGCGGATACGACCGTGATCGCTTGCCCGTTTTACGTTGGGGGCGGATCTTAAAGACCGAGAACTCCGCAATCCTAACCGACTGCACACTTGTGGGCGGCGATTCAGGTGGCCCGCTCTTCGACTTAGAAGGTAAAGTGATCGGAATTCACAGTCGGATCGGTAAGAATCTAACGATCAATGTTCACGTTCCCGTCGACCCATTCCGCAACTCATGGACGCGTCTTGCCAAAGGCGAAGTCTGGGGACTGTTAACCGCACCGGAGCGGGGCTGGCTAGGCGTTACCGAGGACACCGAAACAGAACGAGCCCGCATTTCCCAAGTCATCGAAGGTTCTCCGGCGGCTTCGAGCGGTTTAGAGACAGGCGATATTGTGCTTCGCGTTAACACCGCGCGGATTGAGACATTCCAAGATTTACAAAATGAAGTCGGACAATTGAGTCCCGAAGACGAAGTACAAATCCGCGTCGTTCGCGACGGTCAGGTGCTTGATTTCGAGTTGAAGCTAGGTACCCGACCCCGTCGGCGAAACTAA
- a CDS encoding SDR family oxidoreductase, which translates to MPENQCLIVGCGYLGTRVADQWRERGFQVFTTTRSASRAEELKRKGFQPIVLDIAESIRAGSLPQVRFVLFAVGFDRSALHSQKQVYVEGLKNVLAALPGAPERFIYVSSTGVYGQSDNSWVDEQSPTEPTREGGRCCLEAERLLMEHPMGKCSLILRMAGIYGPDRLPFLQKMRDGQPLPVATDGYLNLIHVEDAARIVDACTAEAMPVETQSPQLLVVSDGHPVIRRTYYDYVARLIGVTARYDPPDGDAPRTRRAMGSKRVCNHLMRDKLRVRLRFPRFEQGLKAILTDGETQADS; encoded by the coding sequence ATGCCTGAAAACCAGTGTCTGATCGTCGGTTGTGGTTATTTGGGAACGCGGGTCGCCGACCAGTGGCGAGAGCGAGGTTTCCAAGTTTTTACCACGACTCGATCTGCATCTCGCGCGGAAGAACTGAAACGAAAAGGTTTTCAACCGATCGTTCTCGATATTGCGGAATCGATTCGTGCGGGCAGTTTGCCTCAGGTGCGATTCGTTTTGTTCGCCGTGGGCTTTGATCGGTCCGCACTTCACTCGCAAAAACAGGTCTATGTGGAGGGGCTGAAAAATGTCTTGGCCGCGCTGCCTGGGGCGCCTGAGAGATTTATCTATGTGAGCTCGACCGGCGTCTATGGACAGTCGGACAACAGTTGGGTCGACGAGCAATCACCGACCGAACCGACGCGCGAAGGAGGCCGCTGCTGTTTAGAGGCGGAGCGGTTGTTGATGGAGCACCCGATGGGGAAATGCAGTCTGATCCTTCGAATGGCTGGAATCTATGGTCCCGATCGTTTGCCCTTCTTGCAAAAAATGCGGGACGGTCAGCCGTTACCTGTGGCCACAGATGGGTACTTGAATCTGATCCATGTCGAAGATGCGGCACGGATTGTTGATGCTTGTACGGCCGAAGCAATGCCTGTTGAGACTCAGTCTCCGCAGTTGCTGGTGGTGTCGGATGGTCATCCTGTGATCCGAAGAACTTATTACGATTACGTGGCGCGTCTCATCGGTGTGACTGCCCGGTACGACCCGCCTGATGGCGATGCACCTCGAACTCGACGGGCGATGGGGAGCAAGCGAGTTTGTAATCATTTAATGAGGGATAAGTTGCGCGTGCGACTCCGGTTTCCTCGCTTTGAACAGGGGCTGAAAGCGATCCTAACCGACGGAGAAACCCAGGCGGATAGCTAA
- a CDS encoding MBL fold metallo-hydrolase — translation MIERKPIFPNVLEINHQAGQAIGCNVYLVFDGPNWVMIDIGYEDTVDEIVDLIRQLDFPLSKCKTVIATHADADHIQGLAKIKQAFKARVTAHPMAAPALEQGDKLKTYAEIAAQGIHLEMPPVKVDDLVNDGDIIEIGKLQLEVWHTPGHTDGQLSFRLGDLLFSGDNIYRDGCVGAIDAHHGSNLPDFIKSLQRIRDSDVQWLLPSHGPIFRKDNALLDATIARLENYQHMADFGTCAIDWPLMDEWEEELASGKFPE, via the coding sequence ATGATTGAACGGAAACCAATTTTTCCCAACGTACTCGAGATTAACCATCAAGCAGGCCAAGCCATTGGCTGCAATGTATACCTGGTTTTTGACGGTCCGAATTGGGTGATGATCGACATCGGCTACGAGGATACGGTAGATGAGATCGTGGATCTGATTCGCCAACTTGATTTTCCGTTGTCGAAATGCAAGACAGTAATCGCGACGCATGCTGATGCAGACCACATTCAGGGTTTGGCGAAAATCAAGCAGGCCTTCAAGGCACGAGTAACGGCTCATCCGATGGCTGCACCTGCCCTTGAGCAGGGTGACAAGTTGAAGACCTATGCCGAGATCGCGGCCCAAGGTATTCATTTGGAAATGCCACCGGTTAAAGTTGATGACCTCGTCAACGACGGCGACATCATTGAGATTGGCAAATTGCAACTCGAAGTCTGGCACACGCCAGGGCACACCGATGGTCAACTCTCCTTTCGCTTGGGAGATTTGCTATTCAGCGGTGACAATATCTATCGCGACGGATGTGTTGGTGCGATCGACGCACATCATGGGAGTAACTTACCGGACTTCATTAAATCGCTTCAGCGTATCCGAGACAGTGACGTCCAGTGGCTGTTACCCAGCCATGGTCCGATCTTTCGGAAGGACAACGCGTTGCTGGATGCGACCATTGCTCGCCTGGAAAACTATCAACACATGGCCGATTTTGGCACCTGCGCCATTGACTGGCCGTTGATGGACGAATGGGAAGAAGAGCTGGCAAGCGGTAAATTCCCCGAATAA
- a CDS encoding calmodulin-binding protein gives MIRRIALLIVLSAIVFVAGSESCQAQQAYGRSWGASRPSHDWDRFYHYPYVYYPQNYWTDQYYRSSNSLYYRYPAEMRIPVYNKKWHNYYPSCRLYHSGHHFQLDVF, from the coding sequence ATGATCCGTCGGATTGCATTACTGATCGTTTTATCGGCGATAGTTTTCGTCGCTGGTAGCGAGAGCTGCCAGGCCCAACAGGCCTATGGTCGTTCGTGGGGCGCTTCACGGCCTTCTCACGATTGGGACCGATTCTACCACTACCCGTACGTGTACTACCCGCAAAACTACTGGACGGACCAGTACTACCGCAGTAGTAACAGCTTGTACTACCGCTATCCGGCTGAAATGCGGATTCCGGTCTACAATAAGAAGTGGCACAACTATTATCCCAGCTGCCGCCTCTATCACAGCGGGCATCACTTTCAACTGGACGTTTTTTAA
- a CDS encoding M20 family metallopeptidase: MSKEPLFDAVKLAQELVRIPSVNPMGRDFTESPYLEGRLTDFLSTQFSRLELPSERYEVLPGRENVITRVDSANAELTILLEVHQDTVPIDGMTIDPFGGKLENGRLYGRGACDIKGGMAAMLSSVARLARERPPGAANVVFACTINEENGFDGARHLRHLWETGHSPLLPKAPDLIIVAEPTGLNVVTAHKGTVRWRCQTRGKAAHSSMPDKGKNAIYSMARLLAHLEVYAREVVPELDSHPLVGQPSLSVGMIEGGLSVNTVPDICTVEIDRRLLPEEQTDSALQHVTDFLETQMADTDFSHETPFLAAPGLSDRLNGDLARSLLRVIRTCGHAAECLGVPYGTDASTLAGADLPAVVFGPGDIAQAHTKDEWVEAVQLEQAAEILYQFCRSTNG, translated from the coding sequence ATGAGCAAAGAACCGTTATTTGACGCAGTCAAGCTCGCTCAAGAACTTGTGAGAATCCCCAGCGTTAACCCGATGGGACGCGACTTCACCGAATCGCCCTACCTCGAAGGCCGACTGACCGACTTCCTGTCGACTCAATTCAGTCGTCTCGAGCTGCCGAGCGAACGGTACGAAGTTCTACCGGGTCGAGAGAATGTGATCACCCGCGTGGATTCTGCGAACGCTGAACTCACGATCCTGCTCGAAGTGCACCAAGATACAGTTCCCATCGACGGCATGACGATTGATCCATTTGGCGGCAAACTAGAGAATGGGCGGCTTTATGGCCGAGGAGCATGTGACATCAAGGGAGGAATGGCTGCCATGTTGTCTAGCGTGGCACGACTGGCACGGGAACGCCCCCCCGGTGCGGCCAACGTGGTTTTTGCCTGCACAATCAACGAAGAAAATGGTTTCGATGGCGCGCGCCATTTGCGCCATCTCTGGGAAACGGGGCATTCCCCCCTCCTCCCCAAAGCTCCCGATCTGATCATCGTGGCAGAACCAACCGGCTTAAACGTTGTGACAGCCCACAAGGGAACCGTACGTTGGCGATGCCAGACACGCGGGAAAGCGGCCCACAGTTCGATGCCAGACAAGGGAAAGAACGCGATTTATTCCATGGCTCGCTTGCTTGCCCATTTGGAAGTTTATGCCCGCGAGGTGGTTCCGGAGTTGGATTCTCACCCGTTGGTCGGCCAGCCCAGCTTGAGCGTGGGGATGATTGAAGGCGGCCTGAGCGTGAACACGGTTCCCGATATTTGTACCGTGGAGATCGATCGTCGTTTGCTTCCGGAAGAACAGACCGACAGCGCGCTTCAACATGTTACTGACTTCTTGGAGACTCAAATGGCTGACACCGACTTCAGCCATGAGACTCCGTTTTTAGCCGCGCCCGGTTTGTCTGATCGGCTCAATGGAGATCTGGCTCGCTCTCTCTTACGAGTGATTCGCACCTGTGGACATGCGGCAGAATGCTTGGGAGTTCCCTACGGAACCGACGCGAGTACACTCGCGGGGGCGGACCTGCCCGCCGTCGTCTTTGGACCTGGCGATATTGCTCAGGCCCACACGAAAGACGAGTGGGTCGAGGCCGTGCAACTGGAACAAGCCGCCGAAATCCTTTACCAATTTTGCCGATCGACAAACGGTTAA
- the ndhC gene encoding NADH-quinone oxidoreductase subunit A, producing the protein MGMLPVFVFAVASLSVAAGMLIAGSLLGPRRRGDVKRMPYESGMDPIHDTRRRFDVRFHLVAIAFLIFDVELLFLYPWAVASRNSEGIDFAISENLISGRGLVFGGVLFFLFLVIAGLIYEWRKGILRWR; encoded by the coding sequence ATGGGGATGCTTCCCGTCTTTGTCTTCGCCGTCGCCTCCCTGTCCGTGGCAGCCGGCATGTTGATTGCTGGCTCCCTGTTGGGGCCCCGCCGCAGGGGTGACGTGAAGCGTATGCCGTACGAAAGCGGCATGGACCCGATCCACGACACACGGCGGCGATTCGATGTTCGATTTCATTTGGTGGCCATCGCCTTTTTAATTTTTGACGTGGAGTTATTGTTCCTTTACCCGTGGGCTGTTGCTAGTCGAAATTCGGAAGGAATCGATTTCGCGATCTCTGAGAATTTAATCTCTGGGCGAGGTCTCGTTTTCGGAGGTGTTCTGTTTTTCTTATTCCTGGTCATCGCTGGCCTTATCTACGAATGGCGAAAGGGCATTTTACGATGGCGATAG